The following nucleotide sequence is from Salvia splendens isolate huo1 chromosome 2, SspV2, whole genome shotgun sequence.
TGGCCTTCCCTTCATAAAGATGTCTACGAATTCTGCAAGATATGCCCACGATGCCAATTGACTGGAGGAATCTCGCcgagagatgaaatgccacaggtCCCCGTGATAGTCTATAGGATTTTCGACGTcagggggatggatttcatgggaccaTTCCCATCATCTGAGGGGAATCTATATATCTTGGTGGCGATGGACTATATGTCCAAGTGGATTGAAGAGAAGGCAACAAAGACTTGTGAGTCCAGGGAGGTGGCCAAATTTTTGAAGTCTAATATCTTTACCCGGTATGGAGTACCGAGGGCCGTCATCTCCAATCAAGGCACTCATTTCGTCAATCGGACCATCAAAGCcctgatgaagaaatatggagtccaccaccgaCTGTCTACACCCTACCACTCCCAGGAGAATGATCAAGCAGAGGTGTCCAACTGAGAGATAAAGGCGATCCTAGAGAAGAAAGTGAATCCGacaaggaaggattggagccgCCGACTGGAGGACGCGCTCTGGGCATACCGGACCGCCTTCAAAACTCCGATTGGAATGTCTCCCTACCGACTGGTGTTCGGGAAGATGTGCTATCTACCGGTGGGGATTGAGCATCAAGCCTTCTAGGCTATAAATGAGATGAACTTGAACGTCGAGGCTTGCACTGGAGAGAGGagattgcagctgcaggagcttgaagaACTTTGCCTTGATGCATATGAttcggccatgtggtacaaggagagaACAAAGATGTGGCACGACAAGAATCTCCGGAGGAAAGAGCTCAAAGTGGGGCAGAAGGTGTTACTCTTCCAGTCCAGACTCAAAGTGGCCAGGCCCTTATACCATAGTTGCCATACACGTGAATGGAGCAATCGAACTCCAAGGAAGCGACCCTGATTCGTCTTCCTTCTTGGTGAATGGTCATCAGGTGAAGCCCTACAGAGACGGGAATAAGGTATGCGTGGTGGAAGAAATTCAACTTCTTACACCTGAATCTTTCCACTGATCAACAGGTAAAAGGAGTTAACTGGGTATCCtttgggtagtctgcttgatcgaGCTAAATGTGGATTACAAATTGataactgatcaagtgacatcctaagGGCACTCAGTCGACTCCTTGGTAACTTAGTGTAAATATGTTTCTTCTCTTTATTAAAGTTAAACAACTAAAaagcataaaaatataaaaagaaaagtacattttcAAAATCTTGAGTTCAACGGAACAAGTGGTTATTCCTTGAGTATTCATCTGGATTTCCTTGTCCACACGATCAGTTGGATTCTAGATTTGTTTTGTGGTCTAATGCAGTGGCTTGGTCAAGGCAGGGAAATGAAAAGGCGCGCTTGATTGCTGACGCGCCTAATATATGAAACGTCGTGGGAAGCCAACCGTcgttttttcaaattaaatggGTTTTATCTTAAACGTCCTTCACTTTTTCCCTCACACGCTAACCTTAACCAAATTTCTCTCTcgatttttctctctctcaaattgcAGGATCCTTAGCCCAAATCGCCACCGATTTCAATGAAAAATCCACAACTACCAGCAAAATGAAGAAGAACGGAGCCAGCGACCAAGCTATCTCCTCAAGGAACGTCAGTTCCGGTATCAGAGGCAGTGGACGACGGACTTCCGTCCCAGCCTCGGCGGCACCGCCTGTAAACCCTAGCACTGCCGCTCCACCTCCCCCACTTCCAACAGTAGATCTGCGGTTGTCGGAGCAATTGGAGAGGCACCTAGACAGCCTACCGATAGGGACAGACGCCGCGACGGCTTTCGCCCTCCTCAAAGCAAATCTGGTGTTCCCCAGATCTCAAAACCCAGTTCCTACTCCCGAAGCCCAAATCCCAACTTCTCATCCCAAAACACAAAGTCCGCCTCCCTCTCCTAAATCCCACAAGCCCATATCTAACCCAATGGATTTAGTGGACAACTACAGTGGAGATATTGTACCGGCAGAAGACCTTGATGCTATGGAAAAGGGGGAGGACGTTGAGCAGCCTATTGTTCACCCCGCCGATGGCATACCTACCTCGAGGCTGGAGGGGGCAAACGTCGAGATGCCAGTCGAGGAGACTGGTCGAGCTAGCCCTAGAGAAGAAGACGGCGCCCATGCCTTTAATATCCCATCACCATCGAGTGGCGGAGGCTCTAACTCCAACCAGACCCAAGAGCCAGAGCCGATTGAAGCGGTGGATATTGACAACGACATGGAGATCCGACAACCCCTCCCCAGCGACATCTTGCTTCAGAGCAGGGGCAGACTTGAACTTCCTGAGGATGTTAGATGATGAACCCTTCCTCGAAAGGGAGGAGGAGCAGTTACACCAAAGGCCGAGCCGTGTGCGGCACCTTATCGATGAAGAAGAGGTTGTGGATGACAGCCAGCTATggagggagaagaagaggaaggggaaggagaTGGCCCAGCCTTCCCCCAAGAGAACACGCCCTGTCAACCAGGGGATACTAATTCGTGAAGCTAATCAAGCAGCTCCCCCACCGCCCCATGATAATGAAGAAAGCAGTCAGACTTGGGAGCCGGAACTATGCTGAACAAGGAGTTCTTTACCTCTTAGAGATCGATGCAACCCTTGTTCCAGAGGTTCTAGCCAAGGAGTTCTTTACCTCCTTCCGGTTCACTGGAGAAACCGACCTCGATGCCAGGAGCATCTCATTTAGGGTGTTTGGCCACCAGCAAAGAATGAGCCTTAATGTGTTCTCCATTCGTATGGGGCTCTACAGCAATGATCAGGTGGCCAACGGTGAATGGTTTGGGCGCGACATAGGCCTCCCAAACAAGAAGGCGGACTTCGACCAGCAGGCAGCCTGGCAAGCTATCAGCCACAATCATGCTCCAGTGTTCAAGGCGTCTGAGTCCAGGGGGAACCGCATTGCTGACCTTGCCCTCCGCATCGCTCAAGTCTACCTTGACTGCAATCTATTGGGCCAAGCCAACACCACCGCGATGATCACCTTGGTCgaactctactttatgtggTTTATGAAGGAGCAGCAGAAGCTCCAACTTGGGTTCTGGCTGGCTAATTCGATTCATCAGATCGCTACACGCCCGGCACGCCACTTTAATGTGTGCCACCTCCTTGGAGCCTACTTAAGAAGAAACTGGAATTTGGAGAACTAGGAGAGTGTACGGCACCCCCTTCGTTGCCCTCCGACTGAACTTTTTGACCTTGATTACCTTTTCAGAATACAGGTGTTGGTGAAGGGACGACAGGGGAGGTTCCATTTCTATACTACCGGCCAGCGTGAGCAATCAAGAGGTCAGCTGGAATCAAGGCAGAGGCATACTGAATG
It contains:
- the LOC121775122 gene encoding WAS/WASL-interacting protein family member 3-like, which produces MKKNGASDQAISSRNVSSGIRGSGRRTSVPASAAPPVNPSTAAPPPPLPTVDLRLSEQLERHLDSLPIGTDAATAFALLKANLVFPRSQNPVPTPEAQIPTSHPKTQSPPPSPKSHKPISNPMDLVDNYSGDIVPAEDLDAMEKGEDVEQPIVHPADGIPTSRLEGANVEMPVEETGRASPREEDGAHAFNIPSPSSGGGSNSNQTQEPEPIEAVDIDNDMEIRQPLPSDILLQSRGRLELPEDVR